AACGTCCTGCGCCCAGCGTGCGAGCGAGGCAGGCGCTGCACCCTGCCGAACCGCCTTTGCGTCATAGAAATAGCGTTCCGCCTTGGAGAGCAGGAACACCTTCTCATGCGCGGTCGCAGGCCGGTCGCGGGCGCTCTCCGGCATCGGGTTGGGCTTGCCCCAGATGATCTCCGAGCGCACCCACCAGCCATCTTCCTGCAGGGCGATGGCAAGCCGGTTCGGCACCATGCAGAGGTCTTTCGGCTTGAGGACGCCGCCAGCCACGACCCGCCCGCCATGAGCGGCGGCCGTCGAGCCGAGATTCTCGCTGGCGCCGACGCGGGGCGTTTTCTCGTAGCCCGACTGGTAGATCGGCCCGATGGTGGAGAACGGCTTGTCCCGGAACGTGCGGTCATCCTTACCCGCGGCCTTCGTGGCCGCCGCCGAGCGCCCGTTCGGGCTGGTGGCGTAGCAGTCGCCATAGTTGAGCCAGAGCGTGCCTGATGGCTTCAGCACCCGCCGCACGAGCCGGAACACATCGAGCATGACGTCGATATGCTCGCCGAGCGTCCGCTCCAGCCCGATCTGGCCGTCGACGCCGTAATCGCGCAGCCCCCAATAGGGCGGGCTGGTGACGACGCAATCCACGCTGTCCGGCTCCATCGCGGCCAGCCGTGCGCGCACATCGCCGAGGTGGATCATCACCCGGCCGTCGAGAATGCAGATGTCGCTCACCGCACCGCCTCCACCCGCTCGCCGCGGCGGCCGATATGGGCCGGCATGCGGAAGCCCCGGCGCATGCCACCGAGATCGAGATGGACCTGCCGTTCCTTCACGATGGTGCCG
Above is a window of Ancylobacter sp. WKF20 DNA encoding:
- a CDS encoding site-specific DNA-methyltransferase; this translates as MSDICILDGRVMIHLGDVRARLAAMEPDSVDCVVTSPPYWGLRDYGVDGQIGLERTLGEHIDVMLDVFRLVRRVLKPSGTLWLNYGDCYATSPNGRSAAATKAAGKDDRTFRDKPFSTIGPIYQSGYEKTPRVGASENLGSTAAAHGGRVVAGGVLKPKDLCMVPNRLAIALQEDGWWVRSEIIWGKPNPMPESARDRPATAHEKVFLLSKAERYFYDAKAVRQGAAPASLARWAQDVDAQAGSERANAGARRTAAMKAVGGPRGRSTYGRHTLGDAIPETEKRRASAVASPRHAGHINHTGIEATPRGLGRNLRNYEAAPVGVWPVAPQPFSDAHFATFPPELAERCILAGCPKDGLVLDPFGGAGTTGLVAARHGRRAVLIELNPDYAEIARRRIERDWKVLQAPASVDFGPLFAAGEAAE